The following DNA comes from Pieris napi chromosome 18, ilPieNapi1.2, whole genome shotgun sequence.
ATGCCTAAAACTTCTGCTCCAAGTAGCAAATCAATTTGACCTGGAATATGAAATGTACAATCCGCTAAGTTAAGACTACGTGTAAAATCTCATATCTCCGATGGTAATTTAACAAGTGGGTGTCTGCCGCGATCTGTCACTACTTCAGTAGGGCAACCGTAACGTGATATCCAGTTGCAAACCAGAGCTTTGGCGACTGTTTCAGCGGTTATATCTTGCAAGGTGATTGCCTCGGGCCATCTAGTGAATCTATCTACGGCGGTTAGACAATAACGGTGGCCATCCGAGAGAGGTAGTGGTCCGATAAGATCAATATGCACGTAGGTAAATCTACCGTTTGGTAGCTTGAAGTTGCCCATCTGTGAAGTTACGTGCCGAGTGACCTTTGAAAGTTGACATGGGTGACAGAGCTTGGTCCAATCGCGACAGTCTTTGTTTACTCCTGGCCATACGTGAAGCTGAGCCACTAGTTTTGCAGAAGCTTTAGCGCCAGGATGGCTAAGTGAGTGCAGGCTGTCGAAGACTTATCTTCTGAACTCTTTTGGTACGTAAGGTCGTGGGTTTGGCGTTGATTATGCAGACGTGATCTCTCCCGAGCTTGGGCTGCTTGAACTAGGACATCAACAAACCTCTCATCATTCCgaacacaattattatatgGTGAGTTATTGGTCCGAACATCAGGTTGCATGTAAGCCTGATTAATGAAAGCCCCACCCATGTTGAAGGATATGATCTTGCCTTCACCTACCACATTGGAGTCCATGCTAGGAGATTGTATATCATTGAGGTCAATATTTCCACGTATGGACCTCTTTGATCTGCTCTTGTCTGATGATTTACATAGTGGCTCTTGGGCCCAGCCCCACAGCTTCTCAGCACGATCAATGCGGTCTCTAAAAATGCTTTCACAGCTGTGCAATCTTCCTTTGATCACTGTGATAAACGATGCTAACTGTTTATAAGAGTTACTCTTATCTGATGTTTCATCATCATTAGAGTCATCAATATGATCCTCAACTTTATGCTCCAATTTGATAATGTAATCTTTGACTGTAGTCAGTGTTTGTTGAATGTAATCAGCATCTAACCAGGGTGGGGATAACATGAACACGTGTTTCCAGGTGAGTACCTTGTGATCGTGATAGTATACCACAATCACGATCTAGAGATTTACTCTATCATCTCATATATCTCATCTGCTTCACCTTATAGTGTATCTTACATACACTATAAGGTGAAGCAAAGCACTTGTTGTAATCTGTGTGATCCAAAGAGAACCAATAACTGTTGTGCTTGTCaaagacatatatatatatgatatacaCGGTCACGTGTGTGTGCCCCCatgaaactttttaatttttatcaaactaGTATTGGGTAAATGATACatcataaattacatttttagattttattatttacaaacaagTGCTCCTGATTGGCATCGACCGGCTTTTCCTGGGGTCGATATATTCAGGTAAGAGGCACTTTTCGTAGAAATTGATTAATTTCGGTTTCATTTTTTGGCACCAAAAACCCTCGTCCCTTGATATTACTTCCACTTTAAGTGGAAATTGTTGACCAGTCCACACAGCAAAAAGACACAATTTCTTTTCGctgaaacataaaaaaatacttggtCACCTTACCCAAACATCACAAATCCATAAATAGGTAtctgatttaatataaatgactACACGACATTCAGCCATCTGGTTTAATATTGCGCTCAATTACTTGGCTGGTTATTAGACAATGATTTAATTGGAAACCGGGGTTTAGTAAAAGCCTCTAATTTACTGATTAATTTACCCAGATGACTGCTAAATATAtactgatttaaatttaagtatgaATAGCTAATTATACTAGCTGATAGTAAATACTTACATTGTcacgattattattttttgaatcaACACAGGAGTCGTTATTGTCAGGAGATTCATGAGTACGTTGGTTTTTTTCCTCGTTAATCTTTCTCCTGgaaaacgttttattattataacattattaaaataagtatttaaacaaacatttgtttgtttaaatacttattttttgacgttacttttataaatattggaaattaattgacatatttttattttatttttaaatgtaatactaTTGTATATGTAATGAATATTTACATCACAGATATAGATTTACATAGAAAACGCAAATGCATGTACTTCGCGTGTCCGAACCCCGACCAAGCGTCAAGGTCGATCGCCGCTAACTTCAGTCCACGCGCGTCATAAGAAAAGACTAACGGTATAATGTAAGCTGGTAGCAAAGCTAGTAACTAGTGGCATCGGCGGCATCGGTGTCTTTGAATCGGTTTGGATTTCCCGTCACTAAATTTCGGCTGTGACGTCACAATAGGTATTAAAAAGTCGGCACGCTTGGTTTCAATACAAATCGTGATACTTGCGTTAACTATGTACATCTATATCTGTGATTTACATGCTATTATTTTAGCTAAACATGCGAACTCTGTTGATATTGTAACACCAATTTTATACTatgtttaaaactaataaattattcttattcatCAACcaagatattaatatattatatagtctTTGGTTGTCAGTACGCCGTAATTGTTTACTAAACAGTAACGATGAACAGATTTTACTTACATACCAAATTACCTGTAAGGGCGCTTTTAGTGTCACGCGGATTTGCTCACGCACGCGGGATTGGACCGCATGCGTAAAATTTCACGCTGCGGATCATACGCAGCATGAGTTTCAGTTTTCTACGGGCTGCGTAACGGTATAGACGTGTTCAAAAATGATCAATGTCAGAAGAATATGTGTCGCTTACATACTTTACAAACGACGAAACAAGAAGACAAGAGTACATGTTGATCCCTTTCTTGAAAATAGGCTTCTTGCTGGGGCGTTTGTTACACGCTTTGGaaaactacaaaataatgaacgtaaatttaaaaattactttcgaATGTCCATTCGTTCTTTTGATGAACTGTTGTGTAAAATTGAGAATAAGCTACAAAAAAGCAGTTTACGAAGGATTACAATACAACCGATTGAGAGGCTCGCTATTACATTAaggtaagttttaaattttaaatatttaatttcctgCTATGATTTAGTGGAAAGGGATTTGAACAGGTAGGATAAACGTTTTTTGACTTCAAATTACTGTCATGTGTAAATTTACatgtgcaaaaaaaaaattttgtcatGTACTCTGAAATTTCATTGTTCataatttcattcaatttcatgttgaaatttcattaaataagattatttcACTCATAAAATGTCGCCATTAAAGTGGAATCATTCCTACCTTTCATCACACgctacttattataatatagataaaagtTATAGGTTTGCACATGACAGTAATTTAAAGTCAAAAAAAGTCCTTAATTGGTTTGGGATTGGTACGTTCAACCTACATACacaatccttttttttatctgatAAAGTACACATGGCCACAGATCAAGTTACCCAAAACCAGCATAAATGGAACTCGCGCCTTGCGTATTATCATACTTAGGTAACCCGTCGGAGTCCCGCTTATACTGGATTTGAGTAACTTGATCTGTGCCGTGTGTACAACCGCACTCATATGACTAAACAAACAATTAGAGAGAAACTGGAGAAAAAAAGTTAATCGtactcattttaataaaaagagttttattcataaattaaaaaatcaaattttacatCATTcatttctttgtaaatttgTATCCTGAGCGTTGACATTACTTTCGCCTGTAGATGATGTTGTTGCTGGGGTATAAATTACGTCATAAGACGTGATATTAAACAGGCCGCTTTCAGTCGAAATAAGAGTTTCATTGTCATTCACTGCAGCAGAACTAATAGCATTGTCGTTAAGACTCGAAGTATCCTGGATTATACTATTGGTTTGGTGACAATTTATCGGTGACAAACTGTCAAGCTCAGTAAAAGCACTAGAACTTGTTGTAGGTATGGGACTGTAGTATGCAGGTTGTGTTTGACTTTCCATTTCCATAACTATATTTAACACTTTTGTTCTGAACATTAGTTTTTGATATCTAGTGAATCTTTTTAATGAAGGCTGCAGAGACTGAAAGAAAGCCAAATCCTCACTTTCTAGCTCCAGTTGATTAGACTTTAAGCATTCTAATAACTGTGTCTCAAATTCAGATGGTGCTTgctttttagattttacttgtttttgttttgatgTTGAGTGAGAACTTTCTTGACGTGAAGTATCTGGTTGCGTGGACTCATTAGGTGTTTCTAAATTACTTTGTTCAGACATTTCTTCACAGAGTGACTCTTCTCCAGCAGTTTCCGTTGTACTGTCTAAGAAAGTCAAAATGTCATAGTAAGaatatttcttcttcttcttcttactCCCAGAGCCGGATGGCTGATTTTTTCAGATATCTTGTCTTTCTGGTAAGTGTCCCTTGCTGTTCGCCAGCGTTGTTGTATTTTCTTGTCTGAaatgacaaaatataataagtaagtgGCAAAAGTACACACAGTTTCAGATCAAGTTACCCAAAACCAGTACCAATAAACGGAACTTGCTAGGGCCTCGCCGGGCGCCGAGTCGTCTACGATAATAAACAACGCATGAGTCCTGTTTATACTGGTTTTGGGAAGCTTGATCTGTGGCCGTGTGTACAAATCTGATATTAGTTGGAAATTTAACTGCATTCGATTAAAGGCCCTCCTTAATTCACACATGTTGTCAACTTTACACTGTCTCATGAAGCATTAGATAAATcaagcaatatatatatacctatacagAGTGGAAAAATAAGGCCGCAGTTGAAGGAAAAGTACCCTTAGGCGCAACGCAAACGGCGGTCAATTTCGCCGCGAACGATAGCGCAAAGTGAATCTTATACTAGACGCAGACGGCGCGGCCGGGGCGGCGCGGCGCAGACATCGAcgaaataattcattttttacaaaaataattagaacTTCATTTAAGGATTTTTGGAAAAACACCGGATTGAATCGGgcaatttgtttatttgttacagTAAAATTTGCCATCATCAAAATTAAGGTGAAAACTTCCGGAAGTCACTAGCGctgtaagtttttaatttgttttaacaaaaatttgcTTTATTTGCATCTGTCAACCTTCATGAAGGAGAACATcttgtaatgtaaatattgcctgaaataaacgatatttcattatattatattatatatatttattagattcCTTTCATTTGCCGGAAATTTTACCATAGGGGTTAATTTATACAGAGaagatttcttataaaatatttacagcaTAGTTATGTGTCTCAAATCTGCTAAAAGTGGCCACTTTTAGCAGATATGAGATACATAACTATACTTCGAACTTTTCATATGAAATCATAACTGCATAAATACCCCCCTATGATAAAATTTTCGGCAAATCATAGAAATCTAACGTAGCTATAGTACTGTAGTTAAAACGAATTAAAAACTTCTAGCGCTAGCTACTTCCGTGCCCTTTCACCTTAagggtatttatttttcttctgaaGTAAAATTCGAGCGGTGCATGCTTTCTTATGTCTGATGTCagcattattaatatattatgttatcatattattaatatattgtttttgttttcagATATTTGGCAACTGGTAATACATTCACTGATCTACACTATTCCTATGTGATTGGAATTGCAACAATTAGCGAAATAGTAAGACAAGTTTGTTACATAATATGGATTGAACTAAAGTCTGAATGTATTCCACAGCTTAATGGGATCAAATGGAAAGAAATCGCAGAGGGATTTCTCACATATACAAATTTTCCTAATTGCTTGGGTGCAATTGATGGAAAACATATAAGAGTGATTCGGCCGCCGCACAGTGGAtcactatattttaattataagaaatattattctGTAGTGCTCCTCGCAATGTGTGATgctgattataattttacatatattaatgtCGGTACCAGTGGAAGCAACGCCGATTCAACCATCTTTAGAAGGAGTCAATTGTATACGAAACTGGAAAGTAACACGTTGGGTATCCCTGACCCGCAAGAGTTGCCTATTATTTGCCCCGAAGTAGCTTATCCATCTAGTGTAAGAGCAAAGTTGCCGTTCGTGATAGTGGGAGACGAGGCATTTGGTTTATCATCACATGTGATGCGGCCTTATGCTCGTGATAATTTACCttacaaaaagaaaatatttaattaccgTCTGTCCAGAGCTAGAAGGTACATAGAATGCACTTTTggaattatgtcaaataaatttagaatatttcACAGATCCATGAATGTCAAGTTAGATCTAGCACAATTAATAGTCAAGACGGCATGTGTACTTCACAATTTCATAAGGAAACGGGATGGCTACAAGGTCAGCCATACATTTGTCACAAATGGTTTTACGGGACCACTACCCAGGCAGCAGACTGAAAGTAGTAATACGTCGGCAAGTAATATCAGAGATATATTTGCAGATTACTTTATCAATGAAGGAAAAGTCTCCTGGCAACAccgatatataattaattaactaaactCAAAAGGTTTTAGAAGGTTTTTGATGTTATTtgtgaattaaataattatgcttatattaataaagtaatgatgcttgtataaataaaataatgaaccaAACACATACCCGCCTCTTTTCTTTCCTCTTCGCTCAAATTTTCGTAGTTAGGTGCCAATTCCTTCAAAATATCTCTCCATGCAGCCTCCCTCGCGTCcctgtttttgtataattcaTTGCGTTTATCCCACAAAACGGGCCGCAGATGAACTTCAATGATTACTCGTTCTGTATCGATTTTCATTTCGGTAGTACAATACGGCGCGTGCGCCCCGCTCGACTCTAAAATGGGCACTGAAGTTGTAGGCAGCGCTTACGCATGCGGATACCCCGCACCGGGGTGACGCCCCGCACAGCGCCCCGCGTCCCGCGTGCGTTTATCACGCTTTACAATAGATACctatatgaaattgttcttTGCGGATGCTACGCATGCGGTCCAATCCCGCGTGCGTGAGCAAATCCGCGTGACACTAAAAGCGCCCTAAGCGGATAAACAAATTTACTGATATGAACAATTCGGGTGAAAAATTTACGGCGtttctaaagaaaat
Coding sequences within:
- the LOC125058595 gene encoding protein ANTAGONIST OF LIKE HETEROCHROMATIN PROTEIN 1-like, with translation MINVRRICVAYILYKRRNKKTRVHVDPFLENRLLAGAFVTRFGKLQNNERKFKNYFRMSIRSFDELLCKIENKLQKSSLRRITIQPIERLAITLRYLATGNTFTDLHYSYVIGIATISEIVRQVCYIIWIELKSECIPQLNGIKWKEIAEGFLTYTNFPNCLGAIDGKHIRVIRPPHSGSLYFNYKKYYSVVLLAMCDADYNFTYINVGTSGSNADSTIFRRSQLYTKLESNTLGIPDPQELPIICPEVAYPSSVRAKLPFVIVGDEAFGLSSHVMRPYARDNLPYKKKIFNYRLSRARRYIECTFGIMSNKFRIFHRSMNVKLDLAQLIVKTACVLHNFIRKRDGYKVSHTFVTNGFTGPLPRQQTESSNTSASNIRDIFADYFINEGKVSWQHRYIIN